In Streptomyces sp. SLBN-118, the following are encoded in one genomic region:
- the rpsF gene encoding 30S ribosomal protein S6, whose product MRHYEVMVILDPDLEERAVSPLIENFLSVVREGNGKVEKVDTWGRRRLAYEIKKKPEGIYSVIDLQAEPAVVKELDRQMNLNESVLRTKVLRPETH is encoded by the coding sequence ATGCGTCACTACGAAGTGATGGTCATCCTCGACCCCGATCTCGAGGAGCGCGCAGTCTCCCCGCTGATCGAGAACTTCCTCTCCGTCGTCCGTGAGGGCAACGGAAAGGTTGAGAAGGTCGACACCTGGGGCCGTCGTCGTCTCGCTTACGAGATCAAGAAGAAGCCCGAGGGCATCTACTCGGTCATCGACCTGCAGGCCGAGCCTGCGGTCGTCAAGGAGCTCGACCGCCAGATGAACCTGAACGAGTCGGTCCTCCGGACCAAGGTCCTCCGTCCCGAGACCCACTGA
- a CDS encoding single-stranded DNA-binding protein has translation MAGETVITVVGNLVDDPELRFTPSGAAVAKFRVASTPRTFDRQTNEWKDGESLFLTCSVWRQAAENVAESLQRGMRVVVQGRLKQRSYEDREGVKRTVYELDVEEVGPSLKNATAKVTKTTGRGGQGGYGGGQQQGGGNWGGGPSGGGQQQGGGGAPADDPWATSAPAGGGQQQGSGGGWGGSSGGSGGGYSDEPPF, from the coding sequence ATGGCAGGCGAGACCGTCATCACGGTCGTCGGCAATCTCGTCGACGACCCCGAGCTGCGCTTCACCCCGTCCGGTGCGGCGGTCGCGAAGTTCCGCGTCGCGTCCACTCCCCGCACCTTCGACCGTCAGACCAATGAGTGGAAGGACGGCGAAAGCCTCTTCCTGACCTGCTCGGTCTGGCGTCAGGCGGCGGAGAACGTCGCCGAGTCGCTCCAGCGAGGCATGCGCGTTGTCGTGCAGGGCCGGCTGAAGCAGCGGTCCTACGAGGACCGCGAGGGCGTCAAGCGCACGGTCTATGAACTGGACGTCGAGGAAGTCGGCCCCAGCCTCAAGAACGCCACGGCCAAGGTCACCAAGACCACCGGTCGCGGTGGCCAGGGTGGCTACGGCGGCGGTCAGCAGCAGGGTGGCGGCAACTGGGGCGGCGGTCCCAGTGGCGGTGGCCAGCAGCAGGGCGGCGGCGGTGCACCCGCCGACGATCCCTGGGCCACCAGCGCGCCGGCCGGCGGCGGCCAGCAGCAGGGCAGTGGGGGCGGCTGGGGCGGAAGTTCCGGCGGTTCCGGCGGCGGCTACTCGGACGAGCCTCCCTTCTAA
- the rpsR gene encoding 30S ribosomal protein S18: protein MAKPPVRKPKKKVCAFCKDKTVYVDYKDTNMLRKFISDRGKIRARRVTGNCTQHQRDVATAVKNSREMALLPYTSTAR from the coding sequence ATGGCGAAGCCGCCTGTGCGCAAGCCTAAGAAGAAGGTCTGCGCTTTCTGCAAGGACAAGACCGTATACGTGGACTACAAGGACACGAACATGCTGCGGAAGTTCATTTCCGACCGCGGCAAGATCCGTGCCCGCCGCGTTACCGGCAACTGCACGCAGCACCAGCGTGACGTCGCCACGGCCGTGAAGAACAGCCGTGAGATGGCGCTGCTGCCCTACACGTCCACCGCGCGATAA
- the rplI gene encoding 50S ribosomal protein L9, giving the protein MKIILTHEVSGLGAAGDVVDVKDGYARNYLVPRGFAIRWTKGGEKDVAQIRRARKIHEIATIEQANEIKARLEAVKVRLAVRSGDAGRLFGSVTPADIASAIKTAGGPDVDKRRVELGSPIKTLGSHQVSVRLHPEVAAKLGVEVVAA; this is encoded by the coding sequence ATGAAGATCATCCTCACCCACGAGGTCTCTGGCCTCGGTGCTGCCGGCGACGTCGTCGACGTCAAGGACGGTTACGCTCGCAACTACCTGGTCCCGCGTGGTTTCGCGATCCGCTGGACCAAGGGTGGCGAGAAGGACGTGGCGCAGATCCGCCGCGCCCGCAAGATCCACGAGATCGCGACGATCGAGCAGGCCAATGAGATCAAGGCCCGGCTCGAGGCCGTGAAGGTGCGTCTGGCCGTTCGCTCCGGCGACGCCGGCCGTCTCTTCGGCTCCGTCACCCCGGCCGACATCGCCTCGGCGATCAAGACCGCCGGTGGCCCGGACGTCGACAAGCGTCGCGTTGAGCTCGGTTCGCCGATCAAGACCCTGGGCTCGCACCAGGTGTCCGTGCGTCTGCACCCCGAGGTTGCCGCGAAGCTGGGCGTCGAGGTCGTCGCCGCGTAA
- a CDS encoding MATE family efflux transporter codes for MTQAPAATKALRRRHDREIVALALPAFGALVAEPLFVMVDSAIVGHLGTPQLAGLGVAAALLMTSVSVFVFLAYATTAAVARRVGAGDLAAAIRQGMDGIWLALLLGVAVVAVTLPTAPWLVQAFGASDTAAPYATTYLRISSFGIPAMLMVLAATGVLRGLQDTRTPLYVAIGGFTLNAALNVGLVYGAGLGIAGSAWGTVIAQAAMAAAYLTVVIRGARRHGASLSPDAAGIRASAQAGVPLLVRTLSLRAVLMIATAVAARLGDTEIAAHQIVLSLWSLMAFALDAIAIAGQAIIGRYLGAGDAEGARQACRRMVQWGIASGVVLAILVVASRPLLIPLFSSDSAVHETLLPALLVVAVSQPIAGVVFVLDGVLMGAGDGPYLAGAMLLTLAVFAPVALLIPTLGGGLTALWWAMTLMMTVRMLTLWLRARSGRWIVTGATR; via the coding sequence ATGACTCAGGCTCCGGCGGCAACGAAGGCTCTCCGGCGACGCCACGACCGAGAGATCGTCGCGCTCGCCCTTCCCGCCTTCGGCGCCCTCGTCGCCGAGCCGCTCTTCGTGATGGTCGACAGCGCCATCGTCGGCCATCTCGGCACCCCGCAACTCGCCGGCCTGGGAGTCGCGGCGGCACTTCTGATGACCTCCGTGAGCGTCTTCGTCTTCCTCGCCTACGCCACCACGGCCGCTGTCGCCCGCCGCGTGGGCGCGGGCGATCTCGCCGCCGCCATACGCCAGGGGATGGACGGCATCTGGCTCGCGCTGCTCCTCGGCGTCGCCGTTGTCGCCGTCACCCTGCCCACGGCGCCCTGGCTCGTCCAGGCCTTCGGGGCCTCCGACACCGCCGCCCCGTACGCCACCACCTACCTCCGGATCTCCAGTTTCGGCATCCCCGCGATGCTGATGGTGCTGGCCGCCACCGGAGTACTGCGCGGCCTCCAGGACACCCGGACCCCGCTGTACGTAGCCATCGGCGGCTTCACCCTCAACGCGGCGCTCAACGTGGGACTCGTCTACGGCGCCGGCCTCGGCATCGCAGGCTCCGCCTGGGGCACCGTCATCGCACAGGCCGCCATGGCTGCCGCCTACCTGACCGTCGTTATACGAGGAGCCCGGCGCCACGGCGCCTCGCTGAGCCCCGATGCCGCGGGCATACGAGCCAGCGCCCAGGCCGGCGTCCCCCTCCTTGTCCGCACCCTCTCGCTGCGTGCCGTCCTGATGATCGCCACCGCCGTGGCCGCCCGCCTCGGGGACACCGAAATCGCGGCCCACCAGATCGTTCTGTCCCTGTGGAGCCTGATGGCTTTCGCGCTCGATGCGATCGCCATCGCCGGACAGGCGATCATCGGCCGATATCTCGGGGCGGGCGACGCCGAGGGCGCCCGTCAGGCCTGCCGCCGCATGGTGCAGTGGGGCATCGCGTCCGGTGTGGTGCTCGCCATCCTGGTGGTGGCATCCCGGCCCCTCCTCATCCCGCTGTTCAGCAGCGACTCGGCCGTGCACGAGACCCTTCTCCCGGCCCTGCTGGTCGTTGCCGTCTCCCAGCCGATCGCGGGCGTGGTCTTTGTCCTCGACGGCGTACTGATGGGAGCGGGCGACGGCCCCTACCTGGCCGGGGCGATGCTCCTGACCCTGGCGGTCTTCGCGCCGGTCGCGCTGCTCATTCCCACGCTGGGCGGCGGCCTGACTGCCCTGTGGTGGGCCATGACGCTGATGATGACGGTCCGCATGCTGACGCTCTGGCTGCGAGCGCGCTCCGGCCGGTGGATCGTCACCGGCGCGACCCGCTGA